One Paroedura picta isolate Pp20150507F chromosome 16, Ppicta_v3.0, whole genome shotgun sequence genomic region harbors:
- the LOC143825814 gene encoding inactive phospholipase C-like protein 2 isoform X1: MADGTPGALPPPASPRPPPAEAAGPRSPRRPASGGSASGSRDSSAERDPARAAPAAGIMKDGSRQRPLQHQKKTVSFSTMPSDRKLSSTAACISFMLEGCEMKKVRSNSRMYSRFFVLDPDLRFLHWEPSKKDSDKAKIEIKSVKEVRVGKKTPVLRSNGLSDQFPDECAFSIIYGDNYESLDLVASSADVVNAWVMGLRYLASYGKHTLEGAPETGCPNPRTSWVSSVFDIADLEKEGQIPVPRAVQLIRALNPGMKASTIELKFKELQKAASQRLGEEVSCEVFVEAYCELCTRPEVFFLLVQFSSNKEYMGLKDLTIFLEAEQGMEGVTEDMCMEIIGKYEPSKEGREKGYLAIDGFTRYLLSADCAIFDPQHRRVCQDMSQPLSHYFISAAHGACLAEDSCFWGGSTSDIGGYVAALKAGCRSLELVVCDGPSGEPVVGAGARLAFSRVVGAVAEYAFEASDFPLVLCLSVYCCCAQQKVVTEHLRKTFGDKLYLVPPNPSEGYLPSPERLKRCVLILGRRLPPSCQSSEGEVSDDDEVSELGLPLGEEDREPPRHRRALCRELSDLVSLCQLVSFQGFEASRRSQRYWEVCSFSEVEAGRYANEEPEDFVAYNKRFLSRVYPSPMRIDASNMNPQDFWKCGCQMVAMNYQTPGLMMDLNAGWFRQNGGCGYVLRPAIMRDEVSYFSANTRDAFPGISAQLLHLKIISGQNLPKPKGSGAKGDVVEPYVCAEIHGIPADCAEKRTKTVLQSGDNPVFEETLEFQVNLPELAILRFMVLDDDYIGDEFIAQYTIPFDCLQTGYRHVPLQSLSGESLPNATLFVHVAITNRRGGGKAHRRGLSGRKGRRMREYTSTKATGIKAIDEVFRTATQPLREATDLRENMQNALVSFKELCGLTPAANIKQCILKLATWLQPSEKESPPAVTLNLGEEYPSMESQGPVPELLRKVLAAYDIMIQTSRTLIESADAVHAKIIQVQQAGMGFHKELHRLEVKEGLKGRKLQKALENFAWNITVLKGQADLLKHSKAEALDTLWQIHNAAQSCGIGRNGAASPDLFRSRAVLDPIPETEGGGSDTGSS; this comes from the exons GACGGCTCCCGCCAGCGCCCCCTGCAGCACCAGAAGAAGACGGTCTCGTTCAGCACCATGCCCAGCGACCGCAAGCTGAGCAGCACGGCCGCCTGCATCTCCTTCATGCTGGAGGGCTGCGAGATGAAGAAGGTGCGCTCCAACTCGCGCATGTACAGCCGCTTCTTCGTGCTGGACCCTGACCTGCGCTTCTTGCACTGGGAGCCTTCCAAGAAAGACTCGGACAAGGCCAAGATCGAGATCAAGTCGGTCAAGGAGGTGCGCGTCGGGAAGAAGACGCCCGTGTTGCGCTCCAACGGCCTCTCCGACCAGTTCCCCGATGAGTGCGCCTTCTCCATCATCTACGGGGACAATTACGAGTCCTTGGACCTCGTGGCGAGCTCGGCCGACGTGGTGAACGCCTGGGTCATGGGGCTGCGGTACTTGGCCTCCTACGGGAAGCACACCCTGGAGGGGGCCCCGGAGACGGGCTGCCCGAACCCCCGCACCTCGTGGGTCTCCTCCGTCTTCGACATCGCAGACCTGGAGAAGGAAGGCCAAATCCCGGTTCCCAGGGCCGTGCAGCTCATCCGGGCCCTCAACCCCGGCATGAAGGCCTCTACAATCGAGCTGAAATTCAAGGAGCTCCAGAAAGCAGCCAGCCAGCGGCTCGGGGAAGAGGTCAGCTGTGAGGTCTTCGTGGAGGCCTACTGCGAGCTGTGCACCAGGCCCGAGGTATTCTTCCTCCTGGTCCAGTTTTCCAGCAATAAAGAGTACATGGGCTTGAAGGACCTCACGATCTTCTTGGAGGCCGAGCAGGGCATGGAAGGGGTGACGGAAGACATGTGCATGGAGATCATTGGTAAATACGAACCCTCCAAGGAGGGCCGGGAAAAGGGCTACTTGGCCATCGACGGCTTCACCCGCTACCTCCTCTCGGCCGATTGCGCCATCTTTGACCCACAGCACCGCCGAGTGTGCCAAGACATGAGCCAGCCGCTGTCCCATTACTTCATCAGCGCCGCGCATGGGGCGTGTCTGGCTGAGGACAGCTGTTTCTGGGGGGGCTCCACCTCGGACATTGGGGGTTATGTGGCAGCTCTCAAGGCCGGCTGCCGCAGCTTGGAACTCGTGGTGTGCGACGGCCCTTCTGGGGAGCCAGTGGTCGGCGCGGGTGCCCGGTTGGCTTTCTCGAGAGTGGTGGGCGCTGTGGCAGAATATGCTTTTGAGGCATCTGATTTCCCACTCGTCTTGTGCCTCTCGGTGTACTGCTGCTGCGCTCAGCAGAAGGTGGTGACGGAACACCTGAGAAAGACTTTCGGGGACAAGCTGTACTTGGTACCCCCAAATCCCAGCGAAGGTTACCTTCCCTCTCCAGAAAGGCTCAAGAGATGCGTCCTAATCCTGGGCCGAAGGCTGCCTCCCAGCTGCCAGTCGAGCGAGGGGGAGGTATCCGACGACGACGAGGTCTCCGAGCTTGGCCTGCCACTTGGTGAGGAGGACCGAGAGCCGCCTCGCCACCGACGGGCCCTGTGCCGCGAGCTCTCTGACCTGGTGAGCCTGTGCCAGCTGGTATCCTTCCAAGGCTTCGAGGCCTCTCGCCGGAGTCAGCGGTATTGGGAGGTGTGTTCCTTCAGCGAGGTGGAGGCTGGGCGCTACGCCAACGAGGAGCCTGAGGATTTCGTGGCCTACAACAAGCGCTTCCTGTCCCGGGTTTATCCCAGCCCCATGCGCATCGACGCCAGCAACATGAACCCCCAGGACTTCTGGAAGTGTGGCTGCCAGATGGTGGCCATGAACTACCAGACGCCGGGCCTTATGATGGACCTGAACGCCGGCTGGTTCCGCCAGAACGGGGGCTGTGGCTACGTGCTGCGGCCAGCCATCATGCGCGACGAGGTATCCTATTTCAGCGCAAACACCCGGGATGCTTTCCCCGGCATCTCAGCCCAACTCTTACACCTCAAGATCATCAGTGGGCAGAACCTCCCCAAGCCCAAGGGCTCGGGGGCCAAGGGGGATGTGGTGGAGCCATACGTGTGTGCCGAAATACATGGCATCCCAGCTGACTGCGCTGAAAAACGCACCAAGACGGTGCTGCAGAGCGGGGACAACCCGGTGTTCGAGGAGACCCTGGAATTCCAGGTGAATCTTCCCGAGCTGGCGATCCTCCGGTTCATGGTGCTCGACGACGATTACATCGGGGACGAGTTCATTGCGCAGTACACCATTCCCTTCGACTGCCTCCAGACGGGCTACCGCCACGTGCCCCTGCAGTCCCTCTCGGGCGAATCCCTCCCCAACGCTACGCTGTTCGTGCACGTGGCCATCACCAACCGAAGGGGCGGGGGCAAAGCGCACCGGAGGGGGCTCTCAGGGCGCAAGGGACGGCGCATGCGGGAGTACACGTCCACAAAGGCCACGGGAATTAAGGCCATAGACGAGGTGTTCCGGACTGCCACTCAGCCCCTGCGGGAGGCCACAGACCTGCGGGAGAACATGCAG AATGCTCTGGTCTCCTTCAAGGAGTTGTGCGGCTTGACCCCGGCAGCCAACATCAAGCAGTGCATCCTAAAACTGGCCACGTGGCTACAACCCAGCGAGAAAGAGAGCCCTCCAGCCGTCACCCTGAACCTGGGTGAGGAGTACCCCTCCATGGAGTCCCAGGGGCCTGTCCCAGAGCTGCTACGAAAAGTGCTGGCCGCATACGACATA atgATCCAGACAAGCCGGACGCTCATTGAGTCAGCTGACGCCGTTCACGCCAAGATCATTCAGGTGCAACAAGCAG GGATGGGCTTCCACAAAGAGCTTCACCGGCTGGAGGTGAAGGAAGGTCTGAAAGGCCGGAAACTGCAGAAAGCACTGGAGAATTTTGCCTGGAACATCACCGTCCTCAAG ggccaggcCGACCTGCTCAAACACTCCAAGGCAGAGGCTCTGGACACCCTGTGGCAGATCCACAACGCCGCCCAGTCCTGTGGCATTGGGCGGAACGGAGCCGCCTCCCCAGACCTCTTCCGCAGCCGAGCCGTCCTCGATCCCATCCCAGAGACGGAAGGAGGGGGCAGCGACACAGGATCTTCCTGA
- the LOC143825814 gene encoding inactive phospholipase C-like protein 2 isoform X2 — MADGTPGALPPPASPRPPPAEAAGPRSPRRPASGGSASGSRDSSAERDPARAAPAAGIMKDGSRQRPLQHQKKTVSFSTMPSDRKLSSTAACISFMLEGCEMKKVRSNSRMYSRFFVLDPDLRFLHWEPSKKDSDKAKIEIKSVKEVRVGKKTPVLRSNGLSDQFPDECAFSIIYGDNYESLDLVASSADVVNAWVMGLRYLASYGKHTLEGAPETGCPNPRTSWVSSVFDIADLEKEGQIPVPRAVQLIRALNPGMKASTIELKFKELQKAASQRLGEEVSCEVFVEAYCELCTRPEVFFLLVQFSSNKEYMGLKDLTIFLEAEQGMEGVTEDMCMEIIGKYEPSKEGREKGYLAIDGFTRYLLSADCAIFDPQHRRVCQDMSQPLSHYFISAAHGACLAEDSCFWGGSTSDIGGYVAALKAGCRSLELVVCDGPSGEPVVGAGARLAFSRVVGAVAEYAFEASDFPLVLCLSVYCCCAQQKVVTEHLRKTFGDKLYLVPPNPSEGYLPSPERLKRCVLILGRRLPPSCQSSEGEVSDDDEVSELGLPLGEEDREPPRHRRALCRELSDLVSLCQLVSFQGFEASRRSQRYWEVCSFSEVEAGRYANEEPEDFVAYNKRFLSRVYPSPMRIDASNMNPQDFWKCGCQMVAMNYQTPGLMMDLNAGWFRQNGGCGYVLRPAIMRDEVSYFSANTRDAFPGISAQLLHLKIISGQNLPKPKGSGAKGDVVEPYVCAEIHGIPADCAEKRTKTVLQSGDNPVFEETLEFQVNLPELAILRFMVLDDDYIGDEFIAQYTIPFDCLQTGYRHVPLQSLSGESLPNATLFVHVAITNRRGGGKAHRRGLSGRKGRRMREYTSTKATGIKAIDEVFRTATQPLREATDLRENMQVPRMLWSPSRSCAA, encoded by the exons GACGGCTCCCGCCAGCGCCCCCTGCAGCACCAGAAGAAGACGGTCTCGTTCAGCACCATGCCCAGCGACCGCAAGCTGAGCAGCACGGCCGCCTGCATCTCCTTCATGCTGGAGGGCTGCGAGATGAAGAAGGTGCGCTCCAACTCGCGCATGTACAGCCGCTTCTTCGTGCTGGACCCTGACCTGCGCTTCTTGCACTGGGAGCCTTCCAAGAAAGACTCGGACAAGGCCAAGATCGAGATCAAGTCGGTCAAGGAGGTGCGCGTCGGGAAGAAGACGCCCGTGTTGCGCTCCAACGGCCTCTCCGACCAGTTCCCCGATGAGTGCGCCTTCTCCATCATCTACGGGGACAATTACGAGTCCTTGGACCTCGTGGCGAGCTCGGCCGACGTGGTGAACGCCTGGGTCATGGGGCTGCGGTACTTGGCCTCCTACGGGAAGCACACCCTGGAGGGGGCCCCGGAGACGGGCTGCCCGAACCCCCGCACCTCGTGGGTCTCCTCCGTCTTCGACATCGCAGACCTGGAGAAGGAAGGCCAAATCCCGGTTCCCAGGGCCGTGCAGCTCATCCGGGCCCTCAACCCCGGCATGAAGGCCTCTACAATCGAGCTGAAATTCAAGGAGCTCCAGAAAGCAGCCAGCCAGCGGCTCGGGGAAGAGGTCAGCTGTGAGGTCTTCGTGGAGGCCTACTGCGAGCTGTGCACCAGGCCCGAGGTATTCTTCCTCCTGGTCCAGTTTTCCAGCAATAAAGAGTACATGGGCTTGAAGGACCTCACGATCTTCTTGGAGGCCGAGCAGGGCATGGAAGGGGTGACGGAAGACATGTGCATGGAGATCATTGGTAAATACGAACCCTCCAAGGAGGGCCGGGAAAAGGGCTACTTGGCCATCGACGGCTTCACCCGCTACCTCCTCTCGGCCGATTGCGCCATCTTTGACCCACAGCACCGCCGAGTGTGCCAAGACATGAGCCAGCCGCTGTCCCATTACTTCATCAGCGCCGCGCATGGGGCGTGTCTGGCTGAGGACAGCTGTTTCTGGGGGGGCTCCACCTCGGACATTGGGGGTTATGTGGCAGCTCTCAAGGCCGGCTGCCGCAGCTTGGAACTCGTGGTGTGCGACGGCCCTTCTGGGGAGCCAGTGGTCGGCGCGGGTGCCCGGTTGGCTTTCTCGAGAGTGGTGGGCGCTGTGGCAGAATATGCTTTTGAGGCATCTGATTTCCCACTCGTCTTGTGCCTCTCGGTGTACTGCTGCTGCGCTCAGCAGAAGGTGGTGACGGAACACCTGAGAAAGACTTTCGGGGACAAGCTGTACTTGGTACCCCCAAATCCCAGCGAAGGTTACCTTCCCTCTCCAGAAAGGCTCAAGAGATGCGTCCTAATCCTGGGCCGAAGGCTGCCTCCCAGCTGCCAGTCGAGCGAGGGGGAGGTATCCGACGACGACGAGGTCTCCGAGCTTGGCCTGCCACTTGGTGAGGAGGACCGAGAGCCGCCTCGCCACCGACGGGCCCTGTGCCGCGAGCTCTCTGACCTGGTGAGCCTGTGCCAGCTGGTATCCTTCCAAGGCTTCGAGGCCTCTCGCCGGAGTCAGCGGTATTGGGAGGTGTGTTCCTTCAGCGAGGTGGAGGCTGGGCGCTACGCCAACGAGGAGCCTGAGGATTTCGTGGCCTACAACAAGCGCTTCCTGTCCCGGGTTTATCCCAGCCCCATGCGCATCGACGCCAGCAACATGAACCCCCAGGACTTCTGGAAGTGTGGCTGCCAGATGGTGGCCATGAACTACCAGACGCCGGGCCTTATGATGGACCTGAACGCCGGCTGGTTCCGCCAGAACGGGGGCTGTGGCTACGTGCTGCGGCCAGCCATCATGCGCGACGAGGTATCCTATTTCAGCGCAAACACCCGGGATGCTTTCCCCGGCATCTCAGCCCAACTCTTACACCTCAAGATCATCAGTGGGCAGAACCTCCCCAAGCCCAAGGGCTCGGGGGCCAAGGGGGATGTGGTGGAGCCATACGTGTGTGCCGAAATACATGGCATCCCAGCTGACTGCGCTGAAAAACGCACCAAGACGGTGCTGCAGAGCGGGGACAACCCGGTGTTCGAGGAGACCCTGGAATTCCAGGTGAATCTTCCCGAGCTGGCGATCCTCCGGTTCATGGTGCTCGACGACGATTACATCGGGGACGAGTTCATTGCGCAGTACACCATTCCCTTCGACTGCCTCCAGACGGGCTACCGCCACGTGCCCCTGCAGTCCCTCTCGGGCGAATCCCTCCCCAACGCTACGCTGTTCGTGCACGTGGCCATCACCAACCGAAGGGGCGGGGGCAAAGCGCACCGGAGGGGGCTCTCAGGGCGCAAGGGACGGCGCATGCGGGAGTACACGTCCACAAAGGCCACGGGAATTAAGGCCATAGACGAGGTGTTCCGGACTGCCACTCAGCCCCTGCGGGAGGCCACAGACCTGCGGGAGAACATGCAGGTACCCAG AATGCTCTGGTCTCCTTCAAGGAGTTGTGCGGCTTGA